One Brassica napus cultivar Da-Ae chromosome C4, Da-Ae, whole genome shotgun sequence genomic region harbors:
- the LOC106376621 gene encoding eukaryotic translation initiation factor 6-2: MATRLQFENNCEVGVFSKLTNAYCLVAIGGSENFYSAFESELADVIPIVKTSLGGTRIIGRLCAGNKNGLLVPHTTTDQELQHLRNSLPDQVVVQRIEERLSALGNCIACNDHVALAHTDLDKETEEIIADVLGVEVFRQTIAGNILVGSYCALSNRGGIVHPHTSVEDLDELSTLLQVPLVAGTVNRGSEVIGAGMTVNDWTAFCGSDTTATELSVIDSIFKLREAQPSSIVDEMRKSLIDTYV, translated from the exons ATGGCCACTC GTCTTCAGTTTGAGAACAACTGTGAAGTTGGTGTCTTTTCAAAGCTCACTAACGCCTATTGCTTAGTTGCTATTGGAGGCTCTGAGAACTTTTACAG TGCTTTTGAGTCGGAGTTAGCTGATGTTATCCCTATCGTTAAGACCTCTCTTGGTGGAACACGGATTATTGGCCGTCTTTGTGCTG GAAACAAGAATGGGCTTCTTGTGCCTCATACAACTACTGACCAAG AGCTTCAACACTTGAGGAACAGTCTACCTGATCAAGTTGTGGTCCAGAGAATCGAGGAGCGTCTCTCTGCTCTTGGTAATTGCATTGCTTGCAATGACCATGTTGCTCTTGCTCACACCGATCTTGACAAG GAAACTGAGGAAATAATAGCGGATGTTCTCGGTGTTGAAGTTTTCCGTCAGACGATTGCAGGCAACATTCTTGTAGGCAGCTACTGTGCCTTGTCCAACAGAGGTGGCATT GTTCATCCTCACACCTCAGTGGAAGACTTGGACGAGCTCTCGACACTACTTCAAGTCCCACTCGTTGCAGGAACTGTGAACCGTGGTAGTGAAGTTATAGGCGCGGGAATGACCGTTAATGATTGGACTGCTTTCTGCGGTTCAGACACAACTGCAACAGAGCTCTCTGTTATAGACAGCATCTTCAAGCTAAGGGAAGCCCAACCTAGCTCTATTGTCGACGAGATGAGGAAGTCTTTGATCGATACCTATGTTTAA